Proteins from one Nakamurella multipartita DSM 44233 genomic window:
- the trhA gene encoding PAQR family membrane homeostasis protein TrhA, producing the protein MTVTAHAAVPVPARRPRARGWIHLYSAVIATVMSLALVPMAGVFVGPGAAFACSIYAVTLVGLFSVSATYHRHVWKSARTRTWMKRADHSMIFLFIAGTYTPLTVLALHPPTSTVVLIAVWVGAAGGVALKMFWPHGPAWVGVPFYLALGWVAVFVLPDLLANGGVAVLVLLVIGGLLYSCGAVFYATRRPNTWPGTFGYHEYFHACVSLAALCHCVAIWLVLFGVS; encoded by the coding sequence ATGACCGTGACCGCGCATGCCGCAGTTCCCGTGCCGGCACGCCGACCCCGCGCCCGGGGCTGGATCCATCTCTACTCGGCCGTCATCGCCACCGTGATGAGCCTGGCCCTGGTTCCGATGGCCGGGGTGTTCGTCGGACCGGGTGCCGCGTTCGCGTGTTCGATCTACGCCGTCACCCTGGTCGGGCTGTTCTCGGTGAGCGCCACCTACCACCGGCACGTGTGGAAGTCGGCGCGCACCCGCACCTGGATGAAGCGGGCCGATCACTCGATGATCTTCCTGTTCATCGCGGGCACCTACACGCCGCTGACCGTGCTGGCCCTGCACCCACCGACCAGCACGGTGGTGCTGATCGCGGTGTGGGTCGGGGCCGCCGGCGGGGTGGCCCTGAAGATGTTCTGGCCGCACGGCCCGGCCTGGGTGGGTGTCCCGTTCTACCTGGCCCTGGGCTGGGTGGCCGTGTTCGTGCTGCCCGACCTGCTGGCCAACGGCGGGGTGGCCGTGCTCGTCCTGCTGGTCATCGGCGGCCTGCTCTACTCCTGCGGCGCGGTGTTCTATGCCACCCGCCGGCCGAACACCTGGCCGGGCACGTTCGGGTACCACGAGTACTTCCATGCCTGCGTCTCGCTCGCCGCGTTGTGCCACTGCGTGGCGATCTGGCTGGTGCTGTTCGGCGTGAGCTGA